The Triticum aestivum cultivar Chinese Spring chromosome 6D, IWGSC CS RefSeq v2.1, whole genome shotgun sequence genomic sequence gtaactccgatttgaacatgttatatatgaaatttgattagaaaaatatgtataatatgaatatgagattatttttacatgTTAAGTATTTCTAAAtattattttagaatatatttaagtcaaacaaatgatttttctaaattatacgtatcttttaaaccgtaacttcgattttaacatattatatatgaaattttattagaaaaatgtgcggaatataaatatgatgttaattttacctgttaaatatttttaaaatattgttttgaaagcaaacttataatttaaaGCGCAAGATCCGCTTTTCTTTCGTACCGGcagcgatccggattgcaaataaacaccccactataaccatataggaaaaaaaacatcgataactacacatgcatacctctaaaaaaacatcgataactacacatgcaacATCGataacaccccactataaccatatggGACTATATGGCTGTAGCAAAATTTGCATCACCAAATGCTTTTTTTACATCACCAAGTGCTCTAACTGATTTGTTGGAGTTGGAGATTTTTTATGATGAAAATACTACTTTTGGTGCATCATCTACTGGACATGCTCTTAATCCGCATACACATGTACACACACCCGTGCATGCTTAAAACATTGCCTGGCGCTCGATCGCTCATGGGCAGCTTGGCGCCCACCATCAAACAATGAACATCAATTCCGTAACAACTAACGATTCCGTCTTTACTTCTCCCTAAAAAATCATAATCACTTTCCACGTGGTCGCCGAAAGCCGCTTACATATGGCCCCCCTGCACACGGAGCGCACACAAAATTCCCTTCGGTCTCTCTCCGCCTTGGCTTTCCTCCTCGCCTCCTCCGCTTCCACCTAATTCGCGCGCGCCTCCGGGCTTCCTCCGCTCCTCTCCCGCCGTCGCTCCAGCGAGGAGTGAGGGCGGGCGGGCGGGACGacccaggcggcggcggcgtcatgGAGGCAGCGGAGAGAGGCGGCGGGGCACTGCCGCTTGCCGTGCGGGAGCTCATCGCCGGTGGGGTCGCCGGTGGCGTCGCCAAGTCCGCCGTGGCGCCGCTCGAGCGCGTCAAGATCCTCCTCCAGGCACGTATGACCGATCCTCTATCTCCATCGCAATTCATTCCGGCTCCTGATTACGCTCTCTCAGGATGGGGAATGCGATTCCTGAATATGCTCTATATCCTCGTCGAATGTTCCCGTGACATATTTTGCTACAATTTTAGATGCGATTTTGTGAGGTTAGTGTTACCAAAGAATCTTGGACGGTCGGCTCTCTGTCAGAGGAGGGCGCATGCTCTTCTTTCTTGCTAGGTTATGCAGTTCTTGTCGCCCGGAATAATGCAGCGAGGGTTTTGAGTCATCATCGTTAGATGCTTTCTAATGTGATAAGCTAGGCGGTAGCATTCGCATTCTCTCTTGGGTATGTGAGTTAAAATTCGCACATGATCCTTAGATGGTTTATACTGTTACAGAGCATGTGCAGAATTCGGTACAGGTGTTTTGCAGGTTTTGGCATGGTTCTTTGCAACTTTGTTTTGTCGAAATATGCAATCTGATAActatttgtattgaactatttatgGATAAATGTCTTCAAGTGTTTGACACAAGTATGTGATGTATTAGAGTAGACACATACTACAAGTTAGGTGTGGATTTATTCAAACTGTGACCTCAGTTAATTCCTGCTCTCAAGGATATTAAGTTCGGACCTCTAATAAATGCAGATTTGGAAAAAATAAAATTGAGAATTGTTGACTGTTAAATTGTAACCTAGGTTCTAGGTTGGGAAGCGTTGGTATCCTCCTCAGTAAACTCTTGCTTCCTGAACTACTGCTTGATCGCAAACCCTATTTATGCTTAGCTCCAACAGTATTATTGAGTATATAATAATTTGATAAGGCAATATCAATTCTTGAAATGAAAAACTTTGTAAGGCAGAAGTCCCTGGGGCTACTATTTTTTTTCTGGGAGGGGAACATTCATTGGGTATTGGTCAGAAAATCATGGTCTAGAAATATATTTGGATGGAAAAAGGACCTAGATTAGCAAACATCTGTGATTGAACTGATGTTAACATGGAGTACTGCTAGTATATTTCTACTTTTGCAGTAACCTTGGATGAAGAGGATTAGGTTGTGGTCATGAAGAAGATAATAATCTAACTAACTCTATGCAAAATGGAATCCCATGGGGATTTTCACACAGCAAAATTGGTCCCAACTTGAGTTACCTCCTGGCCAAACCATAATAATTCCAAATCACATGGTGTGCAACTGAAGAATGTTGCATTATGAGTTTTTCAAACAGCAGCATAAATTATCTGTTTTTTATGATCCTACTCTTAAACTGGTCATAGATCAAATGAGTAAACAAAAATAATTATAATatcagtttcaaccactttgttgGTACGACTTTGACATTTATGCTTGTACAGAACCACCTCCTTGCAACTTTGCATGGTAGTTGTTTAAACCTCGTATGGTTAAAATTTTCTGTTGGTGGTTTCAGACTAGAAGAGCAGAATTCCGTGGGTCTGGATTGGTTGGATCGTTTCGGACAATCTATCAGACAGAAGGTCCCTTGGGGTTTTACAGGTTTATCACTTCTTAGTATATACGTAACAAATGTGGCCTAGCAATATATACTTGTATAGTGCAAACTTAAGCTGACTTTTGAATTGCTTTTCATAAGGGGCAATGGTGCCAGCGTTGCTAGGATCGTTCCTTATGCAGCTTTGCATTACATGGCATACGAAGAGTATCGCCGATGGATCATTCTTGGTTTTCCTAATGTTGAGCAAGGGCCTGTTCTTGATCTAGTGGCCGGATCAATAGCTGGAGGAACAGCAGTCGTATCCACATATCCGCTTGATCTGGTTCGCACAAAGTTGGCTTATCAGGTTAGATTAGTTCTTGTATCCTTAACTGCAGAGGAAAGCAATACTTCTCCAGTATGGTTCTATAAGTTGGCTTTTGATGTTGTTCTATGAAATAATATAACAGCAACGTTTTTGGGTGATACTGATGTTGCTGTGTTTGAGTGGATCTGTCTAGCTACTAGTTTGCTCTTAGTCTTGTATGAGTATAGACTCATTTCGTTCAGTTTGTGGTACTGTACTGTTCAACTCAGCACTAAGTGATTAATAATCAGCTGCAGGTCAAAGGTGCAGTGAACGTCAGTTTAAGAGAATCTAAGCCCTCCGAACAGGTTTATAAAGGTATCCTTGATTGTGTAAAAACAATATACAGGCAAAATGGCTTGAAAGGCCTATACCGTGGCATGGGTACGCTATATTTTTTGTAATTCCAAATTTTGCTCAAGGCCAAGATTTCATTCTTGGGACAAAGGGCTTTGTTGTTATTGCCAAGATTTCATTATGTTGCTGTATTAACTAACTTCTTGTCCAGCTCCATCATTATATGGAATCTTCCCTTATTCCGGTCTTAAATTCTATTTCTATGAGAAGATGAAGACTCATGTTCCTGAAGAGCACAGAAAAGATATTATTCCGAAACTTGCTTGTGGATCAGTTGCTGGTTTGTTAGGACAGACAATAACGTATCCCCTTGATGTTGTTAGGCGGCAAATGCAGGTATAATTACCTTCGTTGTTTGTGGTTGTTAAACATCTTGGTTTTTCTAAAGAAGATTTTGATGCATTGGTTTTAGGTTCAGGCGTTCTCATCGTCCAACCTCGTGAAGGGGAAAGGAACATTTGGAAGCCTTGTTATGATAGCGAAACATCAAGGTTGGAAGCAACTGTTTTCAGGATTATCTATCAACTATTTGAAGGTGAGACACTTATAACACTAGTAACTAGTAATTGTGTACGCCCATTGTACGTTAATATTAGGCAAGATATTAATCGATTCTTAATTGTATTGCATGTTAATATTAGGTAAGATGTAAATTGCATGTTAATATTAGATAGGATATAGTTACTCAGTTAACGCTGACATTGATATTAGGCATGATATTAAGGGAGGCTGTAAATGTGTCTAGCGGTAAACATGTTTAATGTTAAACACTAGAGTGACGTAAACCATTGGATAGACATAGACGCGGTTGAACGGTTAAGATTTGTTGAATTTGTGCAACACGCTCAGATATAGATAATTAATTGTCGTTAAAATGCCCATCTATTTGCTGACGACAAATGTAGACATGCGGCTGGAACACAGCAGTACCCGTTTGTCGTCAGTGTGGGCAGCCTTGTACTTATTATCAAAAAATTAAAAAGGCTGGCCTATAACTTCTTGAGTGTACTGTCATTCCAAATCTCCACATTCCTTTGTTCATCTTGCACTTGTGCTGTTATGTCAATTTATTAATCCACTAGGCTCAGATTTTCTTGGCTCGGAATATTTCATTAACAATTGTTGCTCCCTCTATGTGATCATGCTTTAAGTTCTAAATCGGAATATTCAGTGTATTTTTGTCTTGTGTCTATTTTATAGGTACAATTAGTCCCATGCTTAACAACTATTGATGTATATAGTTATGCACATTGCATATGTAACGTGTGTCTTCTTTGAAGTACAGTTTGTGTTCAAGGTGAAAGCATATTTTTTCTTAATTTCTCCTTTTTTTTACAGGTCGTCCCATCAGTAGCCATAGGGTTCACTGTGTATGACTCGATGAAGGATTGGCTTAATGTTCCATCTAGAGAGCAGGCAGCTGTGGTTGTCCCTGTGTTGTCAGAAGACGGAAGTAATGCTGCCCCTGTTCACTCCAGTTAGAACTACTAGTTACCGTTTCTGGTGGCGCAACGCCTTCAGTGCCTTATATTCAATTGGCATGTAGCATAGTATTCTTTCTTGGAGCTGCACCCTCGCAATTCTTAGGCTCGTCTCGTATAGTAGAAAATAATAGCTCTACCCTTCAATAAGCCTATAAGCAGCGCAGCTGCAGATGCCAAAAAAGAGAAGGTCTCGACTTTTATCAAGAGAAGTAGAAGTAGAGGTACTGAGGTAGAATTCCTTCCTGTCGAAGAAAGGTAGAATTCCTTGCTTTTTAAAAAAAGCAAGTATAATTCCTTGCATCTTAGTATTGATTATTGTGGAAATTCACATTGTATAGTTTCTGTATATATGATCGGATAGTTTCTACCAACATGTAAACTTCTTGGTGAAGTcagaattcagagccttttgctgCCTCTGCCTATTTTAGTATGGGaccgtgatgtagggtggaaccctatacggccgatctttcacgaaaggagcggatctcaactaacacgatgaacacggggaagaacggagaacaatcaaacacacaagatccacaaggtacataaacaacaaagggaaagatacaaggtaaagttcatctccatgagaaGGTCATGATATCGTAGGATCTTCTCACatgctcacatggaggtcttgaactccatgggagtggtagtctctctctctcaagagtagaggtaggtaggagcaaagctcacatacaaatgagctatcactttgctaaccctataaaagaggtggaggaggtctatttatagtctaagccacgaaggggtaagtgagggggcggaatgggtacatgggcctcggcccgagtCATGCACGCAGACAAGGCCGGATGATTCGGACGGGGTCCCGGATGATCCGCGCGTCGGGGATCCGGATGATCTGGAGGGAGTcctggatgatccggcttcaggtgaAACCTTCAGGTGTCTTCGGCGTAGATAGCCGGACGATCCGGGgaagggtccggatgatccggctgagcccggatgatccggacggtggtccggatgtccggcctggctccagcagctgctccgtcttcttcttctcctttcttccgtcttctcttccacgcttccctcgcggacagtgtagtcgttccttggcgcttgcactcctcctcgacatccgtgaagctccaacaatacctatgcatgcacacgggaggagtgtcaagtagtataccatcctcgagagggtcaagtgaacacgtgtaaaggagatgattcacctttgtgtatgtgaagtagatgtcgcacgtgtcacttgccaaatggactcttgacatggtgatgtccgtaggatgctccgcatcatcccctcccccttgggaaagatccgacctcggatcgaaaaccaaatcaccatgggaaagagatggtgtcgccgtgtaggagtggtcgatcaccaagttctcgtcatcttgaagcttgaaatgggcactctccaatgttgcaCCGTCTCGtggttccttcaaaaggagcaaggacaacaaacacttggaaaaactattagaaatatgccctagaggcaataataaattggttattattatatttccttgttcatgataatcgtttattatccatgctaaaattgtattgataggaaactcagatacatgtgtggatacatagacaacaccatgtccctagtaagcctctagttgactagctcgttgatcaatagatggttacggtttcctgaccatggacattggatgtcgttgataacgggatcacatcatgaggagaatgatgtgatggacaagacccaatcctaagcctagcacaagatcgtgtagttcgtttgctaagagcttttctaatgtcaagtatcatttccttagaccatgagattgtgcaactcccggataccgtaggaatgctttgggtgtaccaaacgtcacaacgtaactgggtggctataaaggtgcactacaggtatctccgaaagtgtctgttgggttggcacgaatcgagactgggatttgtcactccgtgtaaacggagaggtatctctgggcccactcggtaggacatcatcataatgtgcacaatgtgaccaaggagttgatcacgggatgatgtgttacggaacgagtaaagagacttgccggtaacgagattgaacaaggtatcgggataccgacgatcgaatctcgggcaagtactataccggtagacaaagggaattgtatacgagattgattgaatccttgacatcgtggttcatccgatgagatcatcgtggaacatgtgggagccaacatgggtatccagatcccgctgttggttattggccggagaacgtctcggtcatgtctgcatggttcccgaacccgtagggtctacacacttaaggttcgatgacgctagggttatagggaatagatatacgtggttaccgaatgttgttcggagtcccggatgagatcccggacgtcacgaggagttccggaatggtccggaggtaaagatttatatatgggaagtcctgttttggtcaccggaaaagtttcgggtgctatcggtaacgtaccgggaccaccgggagggtcccgggggtccaccaggtggggccaccggccccagagggctgcgtgggccaagtgtgggaggggaccagccccaggtgagctggtgcgcccccccacccaccagggcccaaggcgaagagagaagggaaaaggggaaaccctaggctcagatgggcctaaggcccatctagtggtgcgcccccctctctcccccgttggccgcccctccaagtcccatctagggctggcctcaccccttgggggggaaccctagatgggggtgcagcccctccctttcccctatatatagtgggggtttggggctgccatagagaCGAGAACATCTCCCtgatggcgcagccctacccctctccctcctcgtctcttgcggtgcttggcgaagccctgctggagtgccacgctcctccaccaccaccatgccgttgtgctgctgctggacggagtcttccccaacctctccttctctccttgctggatcaaggcgtgggagacgtcaccgggctgcacgtgtgttgaacgcggaggcgccgtggttcggcgcttagatcggaatcaaccgcgatctgaatcgctacgagcacgactccttcatccgcgttcttgcaacgcttccgcatcgcgatcttcaagggtatgaagatgcactccccttcccctcggtgctagattactccatagattgatcttggtgatgcgtagaaaattttgaatttctgctacgttacccaatagtggcatcatgagctaggtctatgcgtagtttctatgcacgagtagaacacaaagtagttgtgggcgtcgattttgtcaatttacttgccgttactagtcttatcttgattcggcggcatcgtgggatgaagcggcccggaccgaccttacacgtactcttacgtgagacaggttccaccgactgacatgcactagttgcataaggtggctagcgggtgtctgtctctcccactttagtcggatcggattcgatgaaaagggtccttatgaagggtaaatagaaattggcatatcacgttgtggcttttgcgtaggtaagaaacgttcttgctagaaacccatagcagccacgtaaaacatgcaacaacaattagaggacgtctaacttgtttttgcagggtatgctatgtgatgtgatatggccaaaaggatgtgatgaatgatatatgtgatgtatgagattgatcacgttcttctaataggaatcacgacttgcatgtcgatgagtatgacaaccggcaggagccataggagttgtcttaatttattgtatgacctgcgtgtcaatgaaaacgccatgtaattgctttactttattgctaaccgttagccatagtagtagaagtaatagttggcgagaaaacttcatgaagacacgatgatggagatcatgatgatggagatcatggtgtcatgccggtgacgaagataatcatgccgcgcctcaaagacggagatcaaaggcgcaagatgatattggccatatcatgtcactttatgatttgcatgtgatgtttgtcatgtttacatcttatttgcttagaacgacggtagcataataagatgatccctcactaaaatttcaagagacgtgttccccctaactgtgcaccgttgcgaaggttcgttgtttcgaagcaccacgtgatgatcgggtgtgatagattctaacgttcgcatacaacgggtgttgacgagcctagcatgtacagacatggcctcggaacacatgcgaaacacttaggttgacttgacgagcctagcatgtacagacatggcctcggaacacaagagatcgaaaggtcaaacatgagtcgtatagtagatacgatcaacatggagatgttcaccgatgatgactagtccgtctcacgtgatgatcggacacggcctagtttgactcggatcatgtatcacttaggtgactagagggatgtctatctgagtgggagttcattaaataatcagatgaacttaattatcatgaacatagtcaaaaggtctttgcaaattatgtcatagcttacgctttagttctactgtttaagatatgttcctagagaaaatttagttgaaagttgatagtagcaattatgcggactgggtccgtaaactgaggattgtcctcattgctccacagaaggcttatgtccttaatgcaccgctcggtgtgctgaacctcagcgtcgtctgtagatgttgcgaaacatctggcatacacgttttgatgactacgtgatagttcagtgcgtaatgcgaacggtttagaattgtggcaccaaagacgttttggaacgtcacagaacatatgagatgttccgaagactgaaattgggatttcagactagtgcccacgtcaagaggtatgagacccctgacaagtttcttaagcctgcaactaagggagaaaagctcaatcgttgagcgtgtgctcagattgtctgagtgccacaatcgcttgaatcgagtgggagttaatattccatatgagatagtgatggttctccatagtcactgccaccaagctattagagcttcgtgatgaactataacatatcagggatagatatgatgatccttgagctattcgcgatgtttgacaccgcgaaagtagaaatcaaataggagcatcaattgttgatggttagtaaaaccactagcttcaagaagggcaagggcaaaagggatacttcatgaaacagcaaatcatttgctgctctagtgaagaatcccaaggttgaatccaaacccgagactaagtgcttctgtaatgaggggaacggtcactgaagcagaactaccctagatacttggtagatgagaaggcaggcaaggtcgacagaagtatattggatatacattatatgaatgtgtactttactagtactcctagcagcaccagggtattagataccggtttggttgctaagtgttagtaactcgaaataaaagctgcggaataaacggagactagctaaaggtgagatgacgatatgtgttggaagtgtttccaaggttgatgtgatcaagcatcgcatgctccctccaccatcgagattggtgttaaacctaaataattgttatttggtgtttgcgttgagcataaacatgattggattatgtttatcgcaatacggttattcatttaaggagaataatggttgctctatttatttgaataataccttcaatggtcttgcacctaaaatgaatctcgatcgcagtgatacacatgttcgtgccaaaagatataaaatagtaatgatagtaccacatacttatggcactgccatttgagtcatattggtatagaacgcatgaagaagctccatgtagatggatctttggtctcactcgtttttgaaaagattgagacatgcgaaccatgtctattggtatatatgcatgaagaaactccatgcagatggatcgtttggactcacttgattttgaatcacttgagacatgcaaatcataccacatgggcaagatgactgaaaggcctcgttttcagtaagatgaaacaagagagcaacttgttggaagtaatacattttgatgtgtgcagtccaatgagtgctgaggcatgcagtggatatcgttatgttcttacttcacagatgatttgagtagatgctgagtgtatttacttgatgaaacacaagtctgaattattgaaaggttcaagtaatttcatagtgaagttgaagatcgtcgtgacaagaggataaactgtctgtgatatgatcatagagatgagtatctgagttacgagtttggcacacaattaagaaattgtggaaattgtttcacgactaataccgcttggagcaccatagtgtgatggtgtgtccgaacatcataactgcaccctattggatatggtgcataccatgatgtctctttaccactatcgtttatgggttaggcattagagacaaccgcattcactttaaatagggcaccacgcaattccgttgagacgacaccgtttagagaaacctaagttgtcgtttcttaaaagtttggggctgcgatgcttatgtgaaaaagtttcaggc encodes the following:
- the LOC123144431 gene encoding mitochondrial carrier protein CoAc2 isoform X1; the protein is MEAAERGGGALPLAVRELIAGGVAGGVAKSAVAPLERVKILLQTRRAEFRGSGLVGSFRTIYQTEGPLGFYRGNGASVARIVPYAALHYMAYEEYRRWIILGFPNVEQGPVLDLVAGSIAGGTAVVSTYPLDLVRTKLAYQVKGAVNVSLRESKPSEQVYKGILDCVKTIYRQNGLKGLYRGMAPSLYGIFPYSGLKFYFYEKMKTHVPEEHRKDIIPKLACGSVAGLLGQTITYPLDVVRRQMQVQAFSSSNLVKGKGTFGSLVMIAKHQGWKQLFSGLSINYLKVVPSVAIGFTVYDSMKDWLNVPSREQAAVVVPVLSEDGSNAAPVHSS
- the LOC123144431 gene encoding mitochondrial carrier protein CoAc2 isoform X2 → MEAAERGGGALPLAVRELIAGGVAGGVAKSAVAPLERVKILLQTRRAEFRGSGLVGSFRTIYQTEGPLGFYRGNGASVARIVPYAALHYMAYEEYRRWIILGFPNVEQGPVLDLVAGSIAGGTAVVSTYPLDLVRTKLAYQLQVKGAVNVSLRESKPSEQVYKGILDCVKTIYRQNGLKGLYRGMAPSLYGIFPYSGLKFYFYEKMKTHVPEEHRKDIIPKLACGSVAGLLGQTITYPLDVVRRQMQAFSSSNLVKGKGTFGSLVMIAKHQGWKQLFSGLSINYLKVVPSVAIGFTVYDSMKDWLNVPSREQAAVVVPVLSEDGSNAAPVHSS